The genomic segment GCCAACTACATCGGTGATATCGGCCTCCACGTGATCAAGACCCTCTGGTGCTATCTCCGCTTCCACCAGGGCGAGGAGCCGCCACGCCAGCAACGCGGGCGCTGGCTCGGTGAAATCTACGCCGAAGCCGACCGCCGCTTGAACTACCGCGACGACGTCGTCGCCCTGCTCAACGAGCTGGCACACGACGACCAGCTCTTCGTCCAGGCTATCGATCGCATGCTCAAAGAACTCTGGCGCGAGCACAAAGTCGGCGAAGATATCGCCTATCTCCTCGGCCAAATCTCCAGCGGCCGTGAACTCAAGCCCGACGCCTTCTACGACGACCAGACCATCGTGGCGTTCTGGCCGATCGTCGGCAAACAACTCGAGCACGAACTGGCAGCCTTGCGCGACCAGCAGGCCGCTGAGCCCGATAACCCCGATATCCCACGCCTGCTCGCAAGCACCCAAGAACGCTACCAGCGCTGGCAGCGCCTGGCCGAAACCATCGACTGGTGGCCGCAGGTGCCAACCTGGCAGCGCGAAGTCCGCGAGACATTCCAGCGCTGGGAACGCAAAGACCCCGACTTCATCCGCCTTTGGGAAGAAACGCGAGCCTGGAGCCTCGAAGAATTCCACCGCATCTACGCCGAACTCGACATCCACTTCGACGTCTGGTTCTACGAGAGCGAAGTCGAAGACGAGGGCCGGGCCATCGTCCGCGAACTCCTCGAAAAGGGCATCGCCGAAATCAGCGACGGCTTGCCGGTCGTCAAGATCGACGAGAAACTCGGCCTCGATAAAGAGACCTACCGCACGCTGCCGATCCTCCGCTCCGACGGCACCACGCTGTACTCCACCAAAGACCTCGCCCTCACCAAGCGCAAGTTCGAGCAATACGGCGTCGACCGTGCCATCTGGGTCGTCGACACCCGGCAAAGCCTCTACCTGCAGCAAATCTTCAAGGTGATGGAACTGTGGGGCTTCCCCCAGGCCGCCAAGTGCTACCACCTCGCCTACGAGATGGTCACCTTGCCCAGCGGCGCGATGAGCAGCCGCTCCGGCAACGTTGTCCTCTACGAGGACATCGCCCGGCAGGTGCTCGAACGCGCCCGCGAGATCATCGACGAGAAGAACCCAACCCTGCCGCCCGAACGCAAGGAGGAAGTCGCCCGCCAGGTCGGATTAGGCAGCCTCAAGTACAGCATGCTCTCCCGCGACAACAACCGCGTCATCGTCTTCGATATCGAGGAAGCCCTCTCCTTCGAAGGGCATGCCGCCCCCTACATCCAGTACGCCCACGCCCGCGCCTGCCGCATCCTCGAAAAGGTCGACGCCCTGCCAGAAGGGCCATACACCTTCCGCGACCTGACGCCCGAAGAGATCAACCTCATCGAGCACCTCGCCAACTTCCCCAACGACGTCGCTAAGGCCGCCGAAGAGTACAAGCCGCTCGTTATCGCAAATTACGTCTACGAGCTTGCCAAGCGCTTCAACGACTTCTATCATGTCTGCCCTGTCTTGCAGGCCGAGGAGCCAACGCGTTCCGCCCGCCTCGCACTCGTTGCGGCCACGCGCCAGACGCTGGCCAACGGCCTCCGCCTCCTCGGCATCGCCGCCCCCGACGTCATGTAGCAACCCACGCCGTGCAGACCGAGCCGGCAGCACGAGGATCTCCCACGCTGCCGGCTCGCCGTCGTTTTCGATTGCACGCTAGCCTTCGACGAAGGCGACGAGACGGCAGAACGCCGCTTCCCCACCTTTGAAGCGCCAGGGGAAGCAGCCAACCAGCACGCGCTGATCAAGCACCTCGTCGATCTGTCCCCCCGCGTTCTCGACGTGGATGACCCCATGGGGGAAGAGCAGCACGTGCATCACCTGGTAATCCGACTCCGGGAAGAGCGTCGCCAGCGGTTGGCCGAGCACCTGCTCCGCCTCCGCCGCAAGGTCCGGCCGCACCCGCCGGATCACGGTGTTCATCGGATGATCGGCTGAGCCGCAGTCCACGGCCAGCCAGCGGATGCCGCGATCAAGCACCCACTCCGCAAAGGCCCGCGTCGGCCCCGGATGCTTGATGAAGTAGCGCGTATCGTCGGGCTCGACCGCTGCGCAGCGCGTCGCCCAGTCGCTGGGATAGTGGCGGTGATAGCCGGTATGGATAATCAGGATATCGCCCCGCTCAATCCGAATCCCCGTGCGCCGTTCCCATTCCTCGAAATGCTCAGGGCCATAAATCCCATAGTCGCCGACCCCCAGCTTCGTGAGATCGACCACACATGCCGGCCCAACCAGCGTGTCAAGCGGGATTGACGCGATGTCCTTGCCGTTCGTCTGGAAGTGCAGCGGCGCATCAAGGTGTGTGCCAACATGGAGCGTCGAGCCGATCCACTGGCCCCCCGCCCGCTCGAACGCCAGCCGCTTGACCCACTTCACCGTCGGCCCCTCGTAGAGGGCAAACCCTGGCGTATGAATATCCCAGTCCTGAGACAGATCGAGCACACGCATCGTCGCAAGATCAGCCAACAAGGCTCCCTCCCTCTCTCGTCATCGCGGCGCACACGCCACGCTGCTGCGGCACGACGCCGGCATCATGCCGCGATCCCGCGCGAGCCGCACAGCGCCCAAACACACGCGCGCCGGTCTATTCCTCCACAAACGCGACAGCCCGGCAGAACGCTGCCTCGCCCCCCTTGAACTTCCAGGGGAAGACGCCAAGCGTCAGCCGCCGGTTGTGCAACTCCTTCAACCCAATATCACCACCGAGGTTCTCGACATGGATGCAGTCGTGCGGGAAGAGCGCGTTATGCGTGAGCTGGTAGGCCGACTCAGGGAAGAGTTCGTCAAGCTTGTCGCCAAACTTCGCCTCGCAGATCTGCCGCACCTTCCGCCACTGCTCCAGCCCACCACGCCCTAGAAACCGCCCGATCGGCAGGTTCATCGGGTGGTCGGTCGAGACCATATCGACACCCCAGATATGGATCTTCTTCGCCAGGAGCCAGTCGACAATCCGGTAATGTGGCCCGGGATGCCGCAGCAGATACTTCTCCTCGTCGGGCGATTCCCCGAACTGGGCATAGCGGTGCCAGCCGGTATGGATGAACAGAATATCGCCCTCACGCACGTCGACACGCTCTTCGATCATCTCCGGGGTGAAAATATCGAGCTCATCGAGCACATCGCTCAAGTCAACGATCACCCCCGGGCCGTAGCACCACTCGAGCGGAATCTCGTCGATCGTTCGCCCGCCGGTGACAAAGTGCCGGGGCGCATCGAGGTGCGTGCCCATGTGGTTCGACGTCATGATGTACTGGGCGTTGACCCCATGCTCCGCCTTCCGCTTGATGTACTTCACCTCAAACGGCGGATAGAACGGCCAGAACGACACGTCCTGGTTGAGCGGCTGTGAGAGGTCATAGATCTTGGTC from the Thermorudis peleae genome contains:
- the argS gene encoding arginine--tRNA ligase — encoded protein: MFQQETQRVAALINEVLETLGYGRRQLELRPVPFSGVWGAASSISYQLATEQLEAELQPQLAELPKKEAKRLLQERVRERAQAIAEQIAAQLIARDGFARVEAVNGYVNVIFDSSHYANAVIRAVLEQAERYGQGEPKTERIMVEFSQPNTHKAFHIGHLRNACLGDSLCRILRFAGYDVLAANYIGDIGLHVIKTLWCYLRFHQGEEPPRQQRGRWLGEIYAEADRRLNYRDDVVALLNELAHDDQLFVQAIDRMLKELWREHKVGEDIAYLLGQISSGRELKPDAFYDDQTIVAFWPIVGKQLEHELAALRDQQAAEPDNPDIPRLLASTQERYQRWQRLAETIDWWPQVPTWQREVRETFQRWERKDPDFIRLWEETRAWSLEEFHRIYAELDIHFDVWFYESEVEDEGRAIVRELLEKGIAEISDGLPVVKIDEKLGLDKETYRTLPILRSDGTTLYSTKDLALTKRKFEQYGVDRAIWVVDTRQSLYLQQIFKVMELWGFPQAAKCYHLAYEMVTLPSGAMSSRSGNVVLYEDIARQVLERAREIIDEKNPTLPPERKEEVARQVGLGSLKYSMLSRDNNRVIVFDIEEALSFEGHAAPYIQYAHARACRILEKVDALPEGPYTFRDLTPEEINLIEHLANFPNDVAKAAEEYKPLVIANYVYELAKRFNDFYHVCPVLQAEEPTRSARLALVAATRQTLANGLRLLGIAAPDVM
- a CDS encoding cyclase family protein; the protein is MADLATMRVLDLSQDWDIHTPGFALYEGPTVKWVKRLAFERAGGQWIGSTLHVGTHLDAPLHFQTNGKDIASIPLDTLVGPACVVDLTKLGVGDYGIYGPEHFEEWERRTGIRIERGDILIIHTGYHRHYPSDWATRCAAVEPDDTRYFIKHPGPTRAFAEWVLDRGIRWLAVDCGSADHPMNTVIRRVRPDLAAEAEQVLGQPLATLFPESDYQVMHVLLFPHGVIHVENAGGQIDEVLDQRVLVGCFPWRFKGGEAAFCRLVAFVEG
- a CDS encoding cyclase family protein, translated to MGKTKIYDLSQPLNQDVSFWPFYPPFEVKYIKRKAEHGVNAQYIMTSNHMGTHLDAPRHFVTGGRTIDEIPLEWCYGPGVIVDLSDVLDELDIFTPEMIEERVDVREGDILFIHTGWHRYAQFGESPDEEKYLLRHPGPHYRIVDWLLAKKIHIWGVDMVSTDHPMNLPIGRFLGRGGLEQWRKVRQICEAKFGDKLDELFPESAYQLTHNALFPHDCIHVENLGGDIGLKELHNRRLTLGVFPWKFKGGEAAFCRAVAFVEE